In Haladaptatus cibarius D43, the sequence CCACTTTCTGACGCAATCGGCGGTTTCGCCCAGTGAGACGCCCGAATACGAATTGATGCTATTTTTTAAATACTTACTATTATTAATTTTGACTCCGTATTATTAAAAAAATTATAAGAAAGAAGGGCCACATGTCTTAGTTGCAATGGCGACAAAAAACTCGATTGGGGAATTCGTTGCACAGCATCCACGACTACTCGGCGTCCTGTTCGCACTTAGCACGTTGTTGGTTCAAGCAGGGAGTGTGATTGCAGATGGTGCAAATAGCGGCCCGTAGCTAGTTAATATCAGATATTTGTAATTCGTCGCTCCAGTAAAGCTGATTTTCAACTTCAACCGGTCTAACTTCGTACGAAATCCAAGATTTAAGTTCTTCTATAGATAGATTTACTGTTGTTAGGGGTGCCGAGGCGATATACCGTTCTTGCGACCAATCGGGATGAAAATTAACATGAGTTCCAAACCCGTGTATATCAGTCGGGTATGTATTGACCACAACCTCGAACCGGTCGTTTTTAACTCGCTTGATTTTGAGATGATGTGGTAGTCCGCTCTCACACTGGACTAACGACAACCCACCATCTCCGAGCACAGTATACTGATAGCCGTACACTGATTGCTTTCGTGCAATCGACAGCGCGGCGCGAAGAGGAAAACCACAGTTTAGGAGTCGAGCCAGTATTTTGCCCAGTTTCGTCGCCGACGGATTGCCGATGGGGGAAAGCGTGGCGACGCCGCCGCGACTTCCCTTTTTGATGAGTTCGTACCCCTGCTGGTAGGACTCACAGGCGTTCAGGAGGAATGCGGTGGCGTTGACCTCCGTGAGGGTATGCGCGTCGAGCGACCCGTCGGCGCAGAGAAACCCGCGGTCGTCGATGTGGCCGATGTAGTGGACGAAATCGGACTGCCGAGCGAGCAGTTCCCGGAGTTCGTCCTGCGTGAGGTCGTAGTGGGCGGTCACGTCGAAATCGAGGAACTCCCGAACGCCGTACAGTTCCTTCACCACGTCCTCGTCCAGCATTTTGTCGTCGTTACAGACGACGTGAATGTCGATGGTGTCCGAGGTCGGAACGCGGTCAACTCGTCGCTCAAGCGCGGACAAATCGAGTTTGTTGACCTTGAGAGGGAATCCCGGCCCGGCCCACGCCTGTTCGATGACGTTCGGCATCGAATCAACCTGAAACACGTCCCGGTCGTCCACCGCGTCCCAGCCCTTCGTCCCGCGAGCCAGCACGCCGGATGGCGGCGCGCGGAAGAACTCGCTCTGAGCGTCCGACATGGGTTTGACCGAGTTGGGATTCGGGCTGTCGGGAAGCCGAACGAGCGCGAGGTTGTCCGCGAGGTACGGGAGATATTCCGCGTTTTCGACCGTCGGTGTGAGGTCAACGCCGAGTCGCCAGTTTGGGATGTACGGTTCGAGCGTTTCGAACGGAACCGATAGATACGCGGCGAGACGCGCCGTCAACGGCGCGTCGTACAGTGCAGAAAAGTCGAGGTCAACGAGCGGTTCGACTTGCTCGCGTTCGTGCAAGTCAACTTGATAGTATCCCTCGGTTCGAGTAAGACAGTCGAGGAAAAACGTCTGGCGAAGGACGCGGTTGACCGCGTTTTCGTAGCTGTCGCCAGCGGTAAGTTCGTGCTCGAACTCGTCCGCGACCAATCGCGGACGAGTTCCTGTCTCCGGAACGACCTCCCCGCCGAGATAATACGCGAGCGAGGCCAGCGGGAAGACGTGTTCCCTGTCTGGGGGGACGACAAGTGAAACACCCGTATCGGGTCGAACCAGCCCATCCGGCGCGTCGAATTGTTCCGCGCGCTTGATAAGTGGCGGATGTCCCCGCAGGGTCGGAAACGAGCGCTCCGGACTCGTCGTTTTCAGCGCCGACCCGGAGAGAGAAAGCGCGCGCATCACGTCCTCTACGTCGTCGGTAACGGTTATCGTCCCCGCCGGTCGGTCGTGGTAGGAGCGTGCACCCACACGCACGGACGTTTCGGCTCCGAAGTCGAGGACGACCGCACCGTCGCGCTGTTTGAGACGGAATCCGCTTTCGACGCCGAGGTACAGCTTCATCGGGGCCGTACTCAGTTCGATGAGATAGGTTCCGGGTTCGACGCTCCGGTTGTTGCCGTCGGAGGTTTCGGCCACCATCTCCCCGTCCTGCGTTCGAATGGTGACGGGAAGCAGTTTCGGTACGCAGAGCGTCACGGTTTTGACGGCAACCGCGGCATCGACCGGAAAGTAGAACCGTTTGGTCGAAACTGCCGTCGGCTGAACGGAACCGGAGGTGTAGAGTGCGAAGCGA encodes:
- a CDS encoding CHAT domain-containing protein, with the protein product MEFRRHPERDGLDVYDPIENVRFALYTSGSVQPTAVSTKRFYFPVDAAVAVKTVTLCVPKLLPVTIRTQDGEMVAETSDGNNRSVEPGTYLIELSTAPMKLYLGVESGFRLKQRDGAVVLDFGAETSVRVGARSYHDRPAGTITVTDDVEDVMRALSLSGSALKTTSPERSFPTLRGHPPLIKRAEQFDAPDGLVRPDTGVSLVVPPDREHVFPLASLAYYLGGEVVPETGTRPRLVADEFEHELTAGDSYENAVNRVLRQTFFLDCLTRTEGYYQVDLHEREQVEPLVDLDFSALYDAPLTARLAAYLSVPFETLEPYIPNWRLGVDLTPTVENAEYLPYLADNLALVRLPDSPNPNSVKPMSDAQSEFFRAPPSGVLARGTKGWDAVDDRDVFQVDSMPNVIEQAWAGPGFPLKVNKLDLSALERRVDRVPTSDTIDIHVVCNDDKMLDEDVVKELYGVREFLDFDVTAHYDLTQDELRELLARQSDFVHYIGHIDDRGFLCADGSLDAHTLTEVNATAFLLNACESYQQGYELIKKGSRGGVATLSPIGNPSATKLGKILARLLNCGFPLRAALSIARKQSVYGYQYTVLGDGGLSLVQCESGLPHHLKIKRVKNDRFEVVVNTYPTDIHGFGTHVNFHPDWSQERYIASAPLTTVNLSIEELKSWISYEVRPVEVENQLYWSDELQISDIN
- a CDS encoding DUF7503 family protein produces the protein MATKNSIGEFVAQHPRLLGVLFALSTLLVQAGSVIADGANSGP